One window of the Cotesia glomerata isolate CgM1 linkage group LG10, MPM_Cglom_v2.3, whole genome shotgun sequence genome contains the following:
- the LOC123273028 gene encoding neuronal PAS domain-containing protein 4 isoform X1 produces MFNRIDSSKSTKGASKLRRDLINAEIANLRDLLPLPPSTRQRLSQLQLMALVCVFLRKANYFQQALKSSPSESNIPTPNIGFSKAMSGFIMMMTHQGKLLYISENAAEYLGHSMEDLLIHGDSVYDVIDKQDHMVVQNQLARSGPMSSNDKRLFLCRINVSRNSRRQLRFGDQKVVLVEGHYLPFVPLCNRNESVFLASCTPVVLPETRESVVQGATNIFTTIHSMDMKYLHIDKTAESHLEYTRSELVGVSWYNLLHWDCIRTAYCKHQTVIQSDQERTSTALLRLQSRSGRWFWIHCVLQVKETSEECQHPIIVCTNQVLSDKEAEVMRASSWLYQYSSQSKFTYGICPSSNQSSHSSTMSYQESYSRSALMQPVHPSEASVSSYSLDDNHRARIDAEYPPVPSASTLTKVEVTNQEDIEPVDMSINSSGEHETRTLYQLSHPINIEFPKQVPAHHHHYHQQHQHARMTPKFCGYRGKLAVHYLHGRQYSSVSSAESPKYTDLDSAYGDACAERNSGHKRGGKSNGIMMLDPHETMDQWNSSPIWSDALQRVPDVVHQDLSPMYITTPTTPVDTPDSADLHSEVPVFNFDWTHHEQHVPSSKIMVRKDLEQRQDRDQQPLTLHLPRRKNQTDASSKEYEDK; encoded by the exons ccttGAAGAGCAGTCCGTCAGAGTCAAATATCCCGACGCCAAATATTGGATTTTCAAAA GCCATGTCAGGATTTATTATGATGATGACCCACCAAGGAAAACTGCTGTACATATCTGAAAACGCGGCTGAGTATCTCGGGCACTCTATGGAAGATCTGCTGATTCACGGAGATAGTGTGTATGACGTTATAGACAAACAGGATCATATGGTAGTCCAAAATCAATTGGCGAGAAGTGGGCCAATGTCCAGCAACGACAAACGGTTGTTTCTGTGTCGTATTAATGTGTCGAGAAATTCACGACGTCAATTGCGATTTGGCGACCAGAAG GTGGTATTAGTAGAAGGTCATTATTTGCCATTTGTACCTCTATGTAATCGTAACGAATCAGTATTTTTGGCTTCATGTACTCCAGTGGTATTACCTGAAACCCGTGAAAGCGTTGTACAGGGTGCgacaaatatatttacaacAATCCATTCAATGGACATGAAATATTTACACATTGACAAAac GGCCGAGAGTCACTTGGAATATACCAGATCGGAGTTAGTTGGCGTTTCTTGGTACAACCTCCTTCACTGGGATTGCATAAGGACTGCTTACTGCAAGCATCAAACGG TCATACAGTCAGACCAAGAGAGAACGAGCACAGCGCTACTGAGGCTACAAAGTCGTTCAGGCAGATGGTTTTGGATTCACTGTGTTCTACAAGTAAAGGAAACTTCTGAAGAATGCCAACATCCTATTATCGTATGCACAAACCAAGTGCTGAG tgACAAAGAAGCTGAAGTGATGCGAGCAAGTTCCTGGTTATACCAATATTCATCCCAATCAAAATTTACTTACGGAATCTGCCCATCGTCGAACCAGTCTTCGCACTCGAGCACGATGTCGTACCAAGAGTCTTACAGCAGGTCGGCTCTGATGCAGCCAGTGCACCCGAGCGAAGCTTCGGTGAGCTCCTACAGCTTGGATGACAACCACCGCGCGCGAATTGACGCGGAATATCCTCCGGTACCAAGTGCGTCTACGCTGACCAAAGTGGAGGTGACCAACCAAGAAGACATCGAGCCGGTGGACATGTCGATAAACAGCAGCGGAGAGCACGAGACCCGGACTCTGTACCAGTTGTCTCACCCGATAAACATCGAGTTTCCCAAGCAAGTTCCCGCACATCACCATCATTATCACCAGCAACACCAGCACGCGAGGATGACGCCCAAGTTTTGTGGCTACAGGGGTAAATTGGCGGTCCATTACCTTCATGGTCGTCAGTATTCGTCAGTATCTTCTGCCGAGTCTCCGAAGTACACTGACCTGGACTCGGCCTACGGAGATGCTTGTGCTGAGAGGAACTCCGGACACAAGCGGGGTGGAAAATCAAACGGAATCATGATGCTGGACCCCCATGAAACCATGGACCAGTGGAACTCCAGTCCAATTTGGTCCGACGCGCTCCAAAGGGTTCCTGATGTCGTTCACCAGGATCTCAGTCCGATGTACATCACCACCCCGACTACTCCCGTAGACACTCCAGACTCCGCGGACTTGCACTCAGAAGTCCCGGTGTTTAACTTTGACTGGACTCACCACGAGCAACATGTTCCTAGCTCGAAGATTATGGTCCGCAAGGACCTGGAGCAGAGGCAGGACAGAGACCAGCAGCCGCTTACCCTTCACCTTCCCAGGAGAAAGAATCAAACTGATGCCAGTAGCAAAGAGTATGAAGACAAGTGA
- the LOC123273028 gene encoding neuronal PAS domain-containing protein 4 isoform X2: protein MALVCVFLRKANYFQQALKSSPSESNIPTPNIGFSKAMSGFIMMMTHQGKLLYISENAAEYLGHSMEDLLIHGDSVYDVIDKQDHMVVQNQLARSGPMSSNDKRLFLCRINVSRNSRRQLRFGDQKVVLVEGHYLPFVPLCNRNESVFLASCTPVVLPETRESVVQGATNIFTTIHSMDMKYLHIDKTAESHLEYTRSELVGVSWYNLLHWDCIRTAYCKHQTVIQSDQERTSTALLRLQSRSGRWFWIHCVLQVKETSEECQHPIIVCTNQVLSDKEAEVMRASSWLYQYSSQSKFTYGICPSSNQSSHSSTMSYQESYSRSALMQPVHPSEASVSSYSLDDNHRARIDAEYPPVPSASTLTKVEVTNQEDIEPVDMSINSSGEHETRTLYQLSHPINIEFPKQVPAHHHHYHQQHQHARMTPKFCGYRGKLAVHYLHGRQYSSVSSAESPKYTDLDSAYGDACAERNSGHKRGGKSNGIMMLDPHETMDQWNSSPIWSDALQRVPDVVHQDLSPMYITTPTTPVDTPDSADLHSEVPVFNFDWTHHEQHVPSSKIMVRKDLEQRQDRDQQPLTLHLPRRKNQTDASSKEYEDK from the exons ccttGAAGAGCAGTCCGTCAGAGTCAAATATCCCGACGCCAAATATTGGATTTTCAAAA GCCATGTCAGGATTTATTATGATGATGACCCACCAAGGAAAACTGCTGTACATATCTGAAAACGCGGCTGAGTATCTCGGGCACTCTATGGAAGATCTGCTGATTCACGGAGATAGTGTGTATGACGTTATAGACAAACAGGATCATATGGTAGTCCAAAATCAATTGGCGAGAAGTGGGCCAATGTCCAGCAACGACAAACGGTTGTTTCTGTGTCGTATTAATGTGTCGAGAAATTCACGACGTCAATTGCGATTTGGCGACCAGAAG GTGGTATTAGTAGAAGGTCATTATTTGCCATTTGTACCTCTATGTAATCGTAACGAATCAGTATTTTTGGCTTCATGTACTCCAGTGGTATTACCTGAAACCCGTGAAAGCGTTGTACAGGGTGCgacaaatatatttacaacAATCCATTCAATGGACATGAAATATTTACACATTGACAAAac GGCCGAGAGTCACTTGGAATATACCAGATCGGAGTTAGTTGGCGTTTCTTGGTACAACCTCCTTCACTGGGATTGCATAAGGACTGCTTACTGCAAGCATCAAACGG TCATACAGTCAGACCAAGAGAGAACGAGCACAGCGCTACTGAGGCTACAAAGTCGTTCAGGCAGATGGTTTTGGATTCACTGTGTTCTACAAGTAAAGGAAACTTCTGAAGAATGCCAACATCCTATTATCGTATGCACAAACCAAGTGCTGAG tgACAAAGAAGCTGAAGTGATGCGAGCAAGTTCCTGGTTATACCAATATTCATCCCAATCAAAATTTACTTACGGAATCTGCCCATCGTCGAACCAGTCTTCGCACTCGAGCACGATGTCGTACCAAGAGTCTTACAGCAGGTCGGCTCTGATGCAGCCAGTGCACCCGAGCGAAGCTTCGGTGAGCTCCTACAGCTTGGATGACAACCACCGCGCGCGAATTGACGCGGAATATCCTCCGGTACCAAGTGCGTCTACGCTGACCAAAGTGGAGGTGACCAACCAAGAAGACATCGAGCCGGTGGACATGTCGATAAACAGCAGCGGAGAGCACGAGACCCGGACTCTGTACCAGTTGTCTCACCCGATAAACATCGAGTTTCCCAAGCAAGTTCCCGCACATCACCATCATTATCACCAGCAACACCAGCACGCGAGGATGACGCCCAAGTTTTGTGGCTACAGGGGTAAATTGGCGGTCCATTACCTTCATGGTCGTCAGTATTCGTCAGTATCTTCTGCCGAGTCTCCGAAGTACACTGACCTGGACTCGGCCTACGGAGATGCTTGTGCTGAGAGGAACTCCGGACACAAGCGGGGTGGAAAATCAAACGGAATCATGATGCTGGACCCCCATGAAACCATGGACCAGTGGAACTCCAGTCCAATTTGGTCCGACGCGCTCCAAAGGGTTCCTGATGTCGTTCACCAGGATCTCAGTCCGATGTACATCACCACCCCGACTACTCCCGTAGACACTCCAGACTCCGCGGACTTGCACTCAGAAGTCCCGGTGTTTAACTTTGACTGGACTCACCACGAGCAACATGTTCCTAGCTCGAAGATTATGGTCCGCAAGGACCTGGAGCAGAGGCAGGACAGAGACCAGCAGCCGCTTACCCTTCACCTTCCCAGGAGAAAGAATCAAACTGATGCCAGTAGCAAAGAGTATGAAGACAAGTGA